A region of Anolis sagrei isolate rAnoSag1 chromosome 2, rAnoSag1.mat, whole genome shotgun sequence DNA encodes the following proteins:
- the LOC132766500 gene encoding taste receptor type 2 member 143-like, which produces MTSNNIFEVDIPAWVIFGTMSLTGILGNGFIVVVNGHQWLQNRRRIFCDFLLTSTSAFRLIMQLDLLLFNILYYFRVNIRCIYREDITFFSWMFSKMISNWCATWLSVFYCVKVANFANPLFLWLKARINMLVPRLLGLSIAVFMVSCLPSLVVYFGHTKCNLTETLLENASQGEVCSTPDFFFLPIQLFFYVINLCLSTIAIILLLASLWKHTRNLKESGAGVKDLNTQVHIKVMAFLLLWLFFYLLDFIGLIIHTNITLNTLQLEELFVDILMSAFSSAHPIILILTNPKLKEMSACIIKNIYAHIVNIRHITL; this is translated from the coding sequence ATGACTAGCAACAATATATTTGAAGTTGATATCCCTGCTTGGGTCATCTTTGGAACTATGTCTCTTACTGGTATTTTGGGAAATGGATTCATCGTGGTTGTGAATGGACACCAGTGGCTTCAAAACAGACGGAGAATCTTTTGTGATTTTCTCCTGACCAGCACAAGTGCCTTCAGACTTATCATGCAATTGGATCTTCTGCTATTCAACATCCTGTACTACTTCCGAGTGAATATTCGCTGTATTTACAGAGAAGATATCACGTTCTTTTCCTGGATGTTCTCCAAAATGATCAGCAACTGGTGTGCCACATGGCTAAGTGTTTTCTATTGTGTGAAGGTCGCCAATTTTGCCAACCCCCTCTTCCTCTGGCTGAAAGCAAGGATTAATATGCTTGTACCCAGGCTGCTTGGATTGTCCATAGCTGTTTTCATGGTCTCTTGCCTTCCTTCACTTGTTGTTTATTTTGGACACACAAAGTGCAATTTGACAGAAACTCTGCTGGAGAATGCCAGCCAAGGAGAGGTTTGTAGCACTCCagacttttttttccttcccattcAACTTTTTTTTTATGTAATAAATCTGTGCCTAAGCACAATTGCAATCATTCTTTTGCTTGCCTCTCTCTGGAAACACACAAGAAATCTCAAGGAAAGTGGTGCTGGTGTTAAGGACCTTAACACTCAGGTCCACATTAAAGTCATGGCATTTTTGTTACTCTGGCTCTTCTTCTACCTTTTAGATTTCATTGGTCTGATAATTCATACCAACATCACTCTTAATACTTTACAGTTGGAAGAACTGTTTGTTGACATCTTGATGTCTGCATTTTCTTCCGCTCACcccattatattaatattaaccaATCCTAAACTGAAAGAAATGTCTGCTTgcatcattaaaaatatatatgctcATATCGTAAACATCAGGCACATCACTTTATAA